One stretch of Ipomoea triloba cultivar NCNSP0323 chromosome 8, ASM357664v1 DNA includes these proteins:
- the LOC116028009 gene encoding uncharacterized protein LOC116028009: protein MYQKMLASDKEHMERQQQTVEELRLSIAKYWVMAVSANQRLGKAFDTWIADCQQQQSDYNWSAMWIIMSQFSVMGPTIVVVKFIFDCVTTNRIEFTIESYWTEKLMEWRQSSIPIKIKKGKVKKILYKIKSLILTFCILVQTVVVVISIVSSYSMLPLVLLVNHFGKLFHKNEVPNDQGRPEVHLNCFVILLEGEKQFPNRILRKIINNVDTNVEMGKMQQPQNLFNLLNQSFSFSGVVEFDSNRVPSLLSDEPPNCWTLPVVTLASIAIALPNIAILHIDWLVTSVDEGLHYASIIDVLDEKCGLKSIKSVADVWVGVELHKKWFDMNLERKIGEVRSAKEIILALANEAERVVMEFSSTKNRIIVENPLYWPSNILAANSMYRISRTILLHYENSECQVEELFRKLICLIADILTACLTNLPHLIATKCICNAIEKREKSVRHAAIILGETEDILKCFEKRKLSNMGPRQPLCIDEWRQWIERHAPTISTSATSNGVASSDDESSKPVVIQMQA from the exons ATGTATCAGAAGATGCTAGCTTCGGATAAAGAACATATGGAAAGGCAACAACAAACGGTTGAAGAGCTGAGACTGAGTATTGCAAAGTATTGGGTGATGGCAGTATCTG CAAATCAAAGGCTGGGAAAAGCGTTTGACACATGGATTGCTGACTGCCAGCAGCAACAATCTGATTATAATTGGTCTGCCATGTGGATTATAATGTCTCAATTTTCAGTCATGGGACCAACTATTGTGGTGGTTAAATTCATTTTTGATTGTGTCACAACGAATAGAATAGAATTCACAATAGAATCGTATTGGACTGAAAAGCTCATGGAATGGAGACAGTCTTCAATACCTATAAAGATTAAGAAGGGCAAGGTTAAGAAAATTCTctacaaaataaaaagtttgatCTTGACTTTCTGCATACTAGTTCAGACCGTGGTTGTTGTGATTTCTATTGTCTCTTCTTACTCCATGCTTCCATTAGTACTGTTAGTTAATCATTTTGGAAAATTGTTCCACAAAAATGAAGTTCCAAATGATCAGGGGAGACCAGAGGTACATCTCAACTGCTTTGTAATATTACTTGAAGGAGAAAAACAATTTCCAAATAGAATATTGAGAAAGATTATTAATAATGTTGATACAAATGTTGAGATGGGTAAGATGCAACAGCCACAAAACCTATTTAATCTTCTCAATCAAAGTTTTTCCTTTAGCGGGGTAGTAGAATTCGATAGCAATCGAGTTCCAAGTTTATTATCTGATGAACCTCCTAATTGTTGGACACTTCCGGTAGTAACACTAGCAAGCATTGCCATTGCACTTCCAAACATTGCAATTCTGCATATTGATTGGTTGGTAACTAGTGTTGATGAAGGCCTCCACTATGCGAGCATTATAGATGTCTTGGATGAGAAGTGTGGGTTGAAAAGCATTAAAAGTGTAGCAGATGTGTGGGTGGGAGTTGAACTTCATAAGAAGTGGTTTGACATGAATCTTGAGAGAAAAATTGGAGAAGTTCGTTCTGCCAAGGAGATTATTTTAGCTCTTGCTAATGAAGCTGAAAGGGTTGTTATGGAGTTTAGCTctacaaaaaatagaattatagtGGAAAATCCTCTCTATTGGCCTTCAAATATTCTAGCGGCTAATTCAATGTATAGAATTAGCCGGACCATTCTGCTACACTATGAAAATAGTGAGTGCCAAGTTGAAGAGTTGTTTAGAAAGTTAATTTGTCTGATTGCGGACATATTGACAGCTTGTCTTACCAATTTGCCACACCTGATAGCTACGAAGTGCATATGCAATGCCATTGAAAAACGGGAGAAAAGTGTTCGCCATGCAGCTATTATTCTAGGAGAAACAGAAGATATTCTAAAGTGTTTTGAGAAGCGTAAGCTTTCAAACATGGGACCCAGACAAccattatgcattgatgaatgGCGCCAGTGGATAGAGAGACATGCTCCAACTATTTCAACTTCAGCAACAAGCAATGGAGTAGCATCCTCTGATGATGAGTCAAGTAAGCCTGTGGTTATTCAAATGCAGGCTTGA